In Capricornis sumatraensis isolate serow.1 chromosome 6, serow.2, whole genome shotgun sequence, the genomic window AGGTGCTATATTTCAAAACAGGCTCATTTTAAAATCATCTCTAGGCTTCAGATCTGCATATCTAACCACTTACTAGTACTGTCGCATATTCAACTTGTCCAAAACCTACTCTTTCTCCCTTTAATCTTTTCTTTCAATGCGTGCATTCCTATTGAAGGGGTGTACCACGTCCACCACAATACAAAGCCAGATGCCTGCCATCCTTGATTCCTTCCTTTatcctcaaaaaaaagaaaaaaagatgactaTCTCactgtttttttggggggagggcatGTTGCAGACcttagttcctcaatcagggatcaaacccaggcccacagcagtaAACATACCAAGTcctgaccactgggccaccaggaaattccccaagtttttttttttaaatgatttatcaggaaatccctggtggtcctgtggataggcctcagtgctttcactgtgggagcccaggtttgatccctgctcaaggAACtgcgtggagaaggcaatggcaccccactccatactcttgcctggaaaagcccatggacggaggagcctggtaggctgcagtccatggggtctcttagagttggacacgactgaatggcttcactttcacgtgctggagaaggaaatggcaacccacaccactgttcttgcctggagaatcccagggacgggggagcctggtgggcggccatccttggggttgcacaaagtcggacacgactgaagtgaatcagcagcagcaaggaactgAAATCCCATAAGCCACATCAGGCAGAGGCAGAAGGGGTGTTAGTGAATTGTCTACATAAAACAATGTGACAATACTGTACTGTACATTGGAAATTGTTGGGTGAAATTTATTATGccacaacaaaaaaaaataggggGAAATGTGAATTGTCTGGAAATCTGATGGCTACTTTCTGCCTAAACCCCCAGAGGACTCATGACATCTTTTAAAGTTCACACTTGGCATTTGATGTTCTTCATGTGGTTTGGACTctcagaattcatttccttgctaGTCAACCTAATGCTTGTTAAGCTCTGACTCCATGAAGCCTCCTACCTTCCTTTAACATCCAGCTCAGACTACCTCCAGAGGCTTCTGAGATTCCCTTTTCTTGGTATGGTTTCCCCTTCCTTGCTGTCCTAACAATCTATGCCTTGTTGATAGCACTGGTTTTGTGGCTTTGTATTCTTAAGCTCTTCAAAAACAGTGAGGTTCTGTGAAGTCAAGTCCACACTCCCACACCAGTGCTTTTTTCACTCTGTATCTGGTTGACAAAAACAGCCAGTTGGAAGTCACATACAGCTTCTGCCTCCTCTCATTAATGTTACTATTCTGTTCTGAAGCTTTATTTAGCCCAAACTTGTATATACAGGCTGAGATCAACTCACCACCTGCTGGCTAACAGTAGAACTGAAGGTACTTTCCTTCTCACCTATCCACCCCCAGAAAGTCTCGTAGGCTCAAAGATAgtgcaatttttaaatttccacttgCCTTTGGGCCATTTAATGAGTCTATGCATCTCTCAATTAGCTTTATGAAAAAATCCACATCCTATGTTCTTAAGTCTTTTTAAACCCTCAGTAGTTTGTAGGGCTGGGAAACATTAACAAACCatttaagatcccctggagaagggaacagctacccactccagtattctggcctggagaattccatggggtcgcagagtcagacacaactgagagactttcacttcacttaacatTTGGTCAGCGCAAAACAATGATCAAACCCCTGTGTTCCTCCTGGGCATTATGTAACCACTAGACTCTCAAGGTTACTTGCAGGATTAGTATCTTAGAGCCCAATTCATCTCCAAATGTTAGATATATAGTTCCACCTTTGCTTTTGCCTCTGTGGTAAACTGTTGGTCCTCTATGATCTAATTTGATGTCGTATTCTTGATTAGAAACCCATCTTCTAATCATAGAACTTGATCTGCTATATAAGACTACATTCCAATTTCTTCCTGAGCAACTTGTGGGGGATAAGAGGGACTTGCTTTACAGTTCACCCATTGGTTTAAGTATACAGAATTCTGCAGGTGCATGTTGACAATAAACTGTCCCTCACACTGCCTTCTACAGTTTATGAGGCACCGTCAATCATTTTATCAGACTAAGAAATCTTGAGGCCCCAGAAGAGCTAAGTGCCTGTTTGATGCTACACTGCTATGAGCACACGTGTCAGAAGCAAAACCAGGCCTCTCACAAGTCTGCTCTTGTTTTTTCCTTAAGAGTCTATAGAGTTCCAACCACCTTCCCTATAGGTATACTTTGTGTTATAAGTGAGTGCAAAGCAATCATTCTAATACAAATTTTTGTAATGTATTAATTACTAGTACCCTTCACGTAttttgtgggatcttattttccGCTCTATTCCCACAGCTTGATGCAGAGGTACCAAATGTCTTTTCTCCAAAAGACCTTGCCTTTGGTCTCACTGAGGTTAGGCTGCCACAGGGATGAGATGGTGCAACAATGTAAGAGTAAGAAGACTgaaagctgagccaccaggataccTAAATGGTGTGAAAACCAAAGGAGGAGCAAAGACAAGATCTGGCAGAGAAAAGTGTCACATTTAACAGGGAGAGTCAAAGCAAATCACAAAAGTGTAAGAATATCTATTTCATAGCACATGAGTTCAAGATGCCCCAATTTAATCAGTCTATGTAACTATCTTGAGTCCTTGCAGATTACCTACCTATAAAAGTCAAACTGGATGCTGGTGTAAATACTAGAATGACTAGCTTGATTCAGTAGATTATTTTCTCTGCATCATATTCTTCTTCAGTAAGGCATCACAATACGGATCCCAGAAATACTAAGGGATTACGCTGCTACATGTTGAACAAAGAAGACACACTATACCTCAACAAAACTATGCAAGCAATCATCTGAAAAACTAGGAGCAGGGGAGGATGTTTAGTTTAGAAAGAAACACATCCAAAACTAgaattttatattagaaaaaaagctATGTTTTTATAATACAAATTACATAAAGGTGGACATAATTGTAAGTGATCCTCAACCAGAACatgaatatatgaaaatttttaGATGCATCAAGAGAACATCCATCTCCAGAGACTATACCCCAACCCAGCCTTGGTCAGGAAAAGGGGACTCTACAGGCCTAGTCTCACCATCCCCATCAAATAGAGGATGCCACATTCACCACTTCTGAAGTTCCATCAGGCTGCGGCCTGCCCTCCACTGCAGTCCTATCCAGTGAAACCACAGACACTGGGCAAGGCAGCAGTACACCAATGTTAAtcaggaggggaagagggtgcAACCTCGTTTCTAGTATTTCACATTTGGAAGAGTGCCTTGGCAGTGAGGAGCAGCCCAAGGCCCTTCCCAGGAAAGAAGCAGGCACAGGGGCCAGGACTCAGGCTCCATTTTGACCCAACGTTTATTGTCCTTTTACAATATGTCATTTTTGGTTTAGAAACTGCTTGTGATTAGTTTTCCAACATTAACTCAAAAgcatgtaaaataaaaatcaacctaCTCTCTATATAAACACCCAGCAACTGTAGCCCTTCACCCTCCTGCCCAGGTTGGGCAGGGGAAAGGGAGGGCTTGGGCAGCATTGAGTGAAGTGCAGATGCTTTGCTGTGGGGACTGGTGACAATGCCTTTGTTCACACCCACAGAGGTTCCCTGCACTGCTCTAAACTACAGCAGAAATGGTGTAGGCCCCAGGCCCAATTCCTTGTTGGTAATTCACTCTCCGCCTCCCAAATGAAAATCGCTTTTATTTTAtcacttttgtattttttttttttttttgcaacagtaACCCCCTGTCCAGAGTCTGACTGTAGCTGAACTGTTCAGACTGAGGAATGGAGCAGGCTGTGGGCGCACGCCTGGTCCCTCCTGGGCAAGCGCCCCCACCCTCAGGGAACAAGGTCCAGCCAGGCCAGCTCACTGCTTGCTGGCCACCACCACTTAGCCATACAGGTCATCATCATTATCTTCCGTGTACACACTGCCACCTGTGCCACCGCCACTGCCCTGACTGGGGCCAGCTCCACCCTGGTTTCCTGAAGGGAATCTGTATTAAGAGCAGAGGCAAAAAAGAGGTTTAGGAAAGTGCTTGTGTAGGATTTTCACAACTACCCCTTCTAGCATCCTTAGGGCTCCCACCGCCTTGGTTGTACAGTTCCCCAAGACGACTTAAACATAGCCCACTGAAGCCTAGTTACCTGAAGCTGCCAAAGCCCCGACTCTGCTGAAGGGTCTGAGCAAACATTTCATACTTTCGGATGTCATTATCACTGACAGAACGGCGGGCAAAGCGCATGGCTTCCTCAAAGTGATCTCGGCGGATCTCAGGCACTGGATCATCCTCTTCTACTTCCTGTAGGATAGGTAAACACAGACCACCAGGGCTGGTTAAGGCTCTGCCTGAATTCCTTCCCTAGCCTTCCTGACCCCATTATTGCAGCAGCAGATTGGGCCTCTCCTATCCAACTTGAATATGCTGCCAGGCCTATATTCCTAAAACCGAGTCATCGCCTTGCTTAAAAACCTGCCAATGTATTCGGGAAATGGTAAAACTGGAGGGACAGATTTCACTACCAGGAGCTTATGGTGGGAATAAAAAGCTGATTAAAGTGACAtgagagggatttccctggcagttcaggggTTGACACTCTGCACATCCAGTGCAGGggggatgggtttgatctctgatcgggaaactaagattccgcatgctgcagccaaagaaaggggaaaaggtggCCTGAGGGAACTTTTTGGGATGACAGAAATTTGTCCATCTCAACTGTGGTAGCAGTTACagcacttaaaatatatttgttaacaAGCACGGAAATAGTATACTAAAAATAGTGaattttataatatgtaaattatacctcataagcctatattttcaaaaagaaaatgtcaatggTTCTCAGTGCTTATCACAACTGAATTATACCTTACTCACAGGCCTCACTTCCAGTAACACACAACCTCTTTAATGTATCCAGGTTCTCCCAATTCCTGCAGTTCTATTCCTCAAGCAATCTACTTGGGTGACTTACTTCCTTTACCTAACCTCTATTCTCTTTATAGCCCTGGCTCACATCCTATCTCTTCTACCAAGAAGCCACTCAACTGCTGTAACTTTGGATCACTATAGTTTATAAGCTTTtatgagagggagagaaacatCACCAATGGTAAAGAAAGCCAATCACTTATTTGCTTATTAAGTCAGTTTCCAACACTGTGCCATGCTACAGTGGGAAACAAGTGAGATAACAAGAGTCCCTATCTTTATTGagcctatatatacatacatatcaaaTTCTGCATTTAATTCAGGGGGTCCATGGAACACCAAGAAAAGGTCCATAGATCCTAGCTTCTCAGCCCTGCTCTATTTGTTTCTATGCTCATTTCTTCTCAGCCTTTGTAATTCCCAATTGACATGGTTATCTGAGTACTCAGCATTTTCTCTTCCATGGCATGCTAAACATCTGACAGATGACCTTTCCAAAACTGTACACTCTAGGGCACTGTGCAGATTGTCCCCTGGCTCCCTAAGACAGGCACATCTGGGTTAAGGATGCAGACTCACCATTGCTGATGGGTTGGTCTGCCGCTCCCGTTCTCGCCTGATTTCACTCTCGATCGATTCACGAATGGCCAACTTGCAAGCACGTTGGCAAATCTCGGTCAAATCAGCTCCAGAGAAGCCATTAGTCATTTTAGCCAGGAACTCTAAATCCACATCCTAAAAGAAGCAACAGAGCTACCTTAGCTTTTAGCCTCTTTTGATACACTGATCTTTGAGCCACCAAAGCACTCCCAATTCCACTTTGTTCCATCCTCTGCCACCAGTTTTATTCCTTATTCTAGATATCTTAATACTCTCAAATCTTCCATCTTTCCTTTCCAACCATAACCCCAGGAATCCCCAATGGAACCTTGTCCAGGAACCAAGGAGCATTCCACACAGCCTGCAAATTCACGACCCTGCAACCCAAGACCTTGCACCTGCCTTGGCAACTGGGGACTTGCGCAGGTTGGCTTTGAGAATGGCAACACGGGACTTCTCATCGGGAAGTGGGATATAGATGAGCTGATCAAGGCGGCCAGGTCGCAGGATGGCAGGATCAATGATGTCAGGTCGGTTGGTAGCGCCAatgataaatacatttttctttgtggACATGCCATCCATTTCTGTCAGGATCTGGTTGATGACTCGGTCAGCAGCCCCACCACCATCTCCAATGTTGCCACCACGGGCCTTGGCAATTGAATCCAGCTCATCAAAGAACAGTACACAGGGGGCAGCTTGGCGTGCCTGTGAGAGAGACAGATGGATTTGAGCATTAGCACAACTAGGTCTCTCAGACctgaggaaaaatggaaaataaagtgaCCTTCACTGCCCTAACTGAGCTGTCAGAATGGGATGGTCTTAACTCTCCCAAAGAACAACCTATACCCCTAACTTGTTCCCAAGCAAGTGAATTGATAGCCCAGCCACTTGTAGCTCACCTTGTCAAAGATTTCCCTCACGTTGGCCTCAGACTCCCCAAACCACATGGTGAGCAGCTCAGGACCCTTGATGGAGATGAAGTTGGCCTGGCACTCATTAGCAATGGCTTTGGCCAGCAAGGTTTTCCCACAGCCAGGAGGTCCATAGAACAGTACTCCCTTGGAGGGTGTCATGCCAAACTTGAGGAATTTGTCTGGGTGCTCCACAGGAtactaggaagaaaaagaaagaggattcAGGGCTATCTCCCCCAGTATGAGAGAAACCCAACCTAACAGAAGCATCCTCCCACACCATCTCATGGTGTAAGGTGACAGGATTCTTGGTGCTTCCAACCTCAGAACAGCAGGTTCCTGAATCATGCTCATAATTTCTGCAATCAATGTGCCAACACCCCAATACCATCAGCTCAATGACAATGTGCTGAAGCAGTGACCCACCCTGGACCAAGCATCCTACCTGGACCAGTTCCTGAAGCTCACGTTTGACATCCTCCAAGCCCCCAATGTCCTCCCAGGTCACCTGAGGCACCTCTACCACAGTTTCCCGCAGTGCTGATGGGTTGCTCTGGCTCAGGGCCCactaaaaagggaagaaaaattggGGATGAGAATTGCCAGGCAAGAGATcaaagtgcatgtgtgtgcacctgAAATGGAGAGCGGCCCTTACTCGGAAGTCGTCCATAGTAACTGCCAGGGAGTTCATGACCTCAGCATCAATGGTCTCGTCTTCTAGGTCAATGAGGTCCATCTTCTTGCGGATGGCTTGCAGAGCAGCCTCAGAGCACAGGGCTGCTAAGTCAGCTCCCACGTGCCCATGAGTCTCATTAGCTACCTGCAGAGAGAAGATCCACTTACTCTCCTATCTCTGAGACCTAACTTAGATGTCTCTATTCTGCCTTAGATAACAGAACCCTGCCCTCTTCCTCTGACTCCTATCTCTGGGTCCTCCATTTCCCTAAACTCATACCAGCAGCCCTTTCATTAGCTGGACTCTAAGTATTCAAGCCTGCACTTGGGGCCTGGAAATAAAGCTGCCCCCAATATTCTGGTTCACCCTAATTCAGTGTAAACCAAGAAAAATGCCAAACCTAGTTTCCTGGATTCAATCTCAGATCACTTCcctttccctgcccaggaattaaAATCAATCGCCTCACATCTGAAGCTTCTGTCCCTTCAACTGTCTGGCAACAAGACATCTGAACTTCTGGCCAGCCCTCATCAACATGCCACCTGTTCAAGGTCCACATCATCTGCCAGCTTCATGTTCTTGGTGTGGATCTGAAGAATTTCCAAGCGTCCCGTAGCGTCAGGGATTCCAATATCCACCTCTCTGTCAAAGCGACCTGTGAGATGACGCATAGACAGGGATCATTTCTGGTGCGTAGGGAAGAAGGGCGCAGGCCTAAGGCATCCAACCATTCCACTGTGACCAGGAAATGTCTGGTGTTAGCACTGAAAGCCCCATAACTTGGGAAATCCCTCAGTCTCAGGCAAACCAAGATGCGTGGTTACCCTGGACATGACATGgaataagggaaagaaaggaCTTAACTCTTTGCCTAACTGCAAAGGGCTTCATGaaatcctcaagaaaaaaaagaaagaaaagaaagaaatcctcagGATTAGGTGACTTAGATGAAGGACAGATATGGGATCAACAGGATTAAGCCCACTGGAGACATAATCTCCACATGAGCAAAGACAGCAAGAAGAGTTATTTGGGGTCCTTACCAAATCGCCGTAGGGCTGGGTCAATGCTGTTGGGTCTGTTGGTTGCTGCCATAACAATGACATGTGCTCTTTGCTTTAGGCCATCCATGAGGGTCAACAACTGTGATACAATACGTCGCTCCACCTCCCCATGGGTCTGTCAGGACAAAATGTCTGGTCAGAAGTGAAGTCAGGACCTTTTACAACCCTACTATCCCCTTGGTTAGGTTCCTACTTTCTCTCTTTTGGGAGCAATGGCATCCAACTCATCAATGAAAATGATAGCAGGAGCATTCTTCTCAGCCTCTTCAAAGGCTTTACGAAGGTTGCTCTCAGACTCACCGGCCAACTTGCTCATGATCTCAGGACCTGAAAGCAAATAGAATGCATGCAGTGACAAAAATACATCCTTCCTCAATCTCAAGAAGTATTCGGATATCTTGTCTGTCTAGCTCAGAGACAGGTCCTGGGTGAGAATGTGGTAACATCTGCCTACTTTCTCACAGCCCCTACCAACAATTATCCC contains:
- the VCP gene encoding transitional endoplasmic reticulum ATPase isoform X1 is translated as MASGADSKGDDLSTAILKQKNRPNRLIVDEAINEDNSVVSLSQPKMDELQLFRGDTVLLKGKKRREAVCIVLSDDTCSDEKIRMNRVVRNNLRVHLGDVISIQPCPDVKYGKRIHVLPIDDTVEGITGNLFEVYLKPYFLEAYRPIRKGDIFLVRGGMRAVEFKVVETDPSPYCIVAPDTVIHCEGEPIKREDEEESLNEVGYDDIGGCRKQLAQIKEMVELPLRHPALFKAIGVKPPRGILLYGPPGTGKTLIARAVANETGAFFFLINGPEIMSKLAGESESNLRKAFEEAEKNAPAIIFIDELDAIAPKREKTHGEVERRIVSQLLTLMDGLKQRAHVIVMAATNRPNSIDPALRRFGRFDREVDIGIPDATGRLEILQIHTKNMKLADDVDLEQVANETHGHVGADLAALCSEAALQAIRKKMDLIDLEDETIDAEVMNSLAVTMDDFRWALSQSNPSALRETVVEVPQVTWEDIGGLEDVKRELQELVQYPVEHPDKFLKFGMTPSKGVLFYGPPGCGKTLLAKAIANECQANFISIKGPELLTMWFGESEANVREIFDKARQAAPCVLFFDELDSIAKARGGNIGDGGGAADRVINQILTEMDGMSTKKNVFIIGATNRPDIIDPAILRPGRLDQLIYIPLPDEKSRVAILKANLRKSPVAKDVDLEFLAKMTNGFSGADLTEICQRACKLAIRESIESEIRRERERQTNPSAMEVEEDDPVPEIRRDHFEEAMRFARRSVSDNDIRKYEMFAQTLQQSRGFGSFRFPSGNQGGAGPSQGSGGGTGGSVYTEDNDDDLYG
- the VCP gene encoding transitional endoplasmic reticulum ATPase isoform X2, with product MDELQLFRGDTVLLKGKKRREAVCIVLSDDTCSDEKIRMNRVVRNNLRVHLGDVISIQPCPDVKYGKRIHVLPIDDTVEGITGNLFEVYLKPYFLEAYRPIRKGDIFLVRGGMRAVEFKVVETDPSPYCIVAPDTVIHCEGEPIKREDEEESLNEVGYDDIGGCRKQLAQIKEMVELPLRHPALFKAIGVKPPRGILLYGPPGTGKTLIARAVANETGAFFFLINGPEIMSKLAGESESNLRKAFEEAEKNAPAIIFIDELDAIAPKREKTHGEVERRIVSQLLTLMDGLKQRAHVIVMAATNRPNSIDPALRRFGRFDREVDIGIPDATGRLEILQIHTKNMKLADDVDLEQVANETHGHVGADLAALCSEAALQAIRKKMDLIDLEDETIDAEVMNSLAVTMDDFRWALSQSNPSALRETVVEVPQVTWEDIGGLEDVKRELQELVQYPVEHPDKFLKFGMTPSKGVLFYGPPGCGKTLLAKAIANECQANFISIKGPELLTMWFGESEANVREIFDKARQAAPCVLFFDELDSIAKARGGNIGDGGGAADRVINQILTEMDGMSTKKNVFIIGATNRPDIIDPAILRPGRLDQLIYIPLPDEKSRVAILKANLRKSPVAKDVDLEFLAKMTNGFSGADLTEICQRACKLAIRESIESEIRRERERQTNPSAMEVEEDDPVPEIRRDHFEEAMRFARRSVSDNDIRKYEMFAQTLQQSRGFGSFRFPSGNQGGAGPSQGSGGGTGGSVYTEDNDDDLYG